Genomic segment of Bacteroidota bacterium:
AGTCCCCTTTCCAGGAAAAATGATACCACTTGCCACGGCTGGTGATATAATTAAGTTTGATGTCGTATTTTTTAGTGATTTGTGATGAGTGATCTGCCTTCATTTCATTTCGGACAGACAAGTCTGTGATCTGTTGCTTTAGTTTGATGATTGCTGGATGGAGACGAAGTTGCAGGATGGTGTATATATTGAAACCAGTTTCTTTCTCTAACTCAGATAGAGCTTCAATGTTCCATGGATTTAATACAATCGGCTTTTCGCAAATAGCATGTGCCCCATTCCTCATAGCCATTCGAATGTGAGCATCGTGTAAGTAATTTGGGGAGCAGATCGTTACATAATCCATCTTTCCTTTTCCTGACCTTCTGAGTTTGTCCATGTGACGATCAAAGCGCTCAGGTTCAGTGAAAAAATCTGCTTCAGGGAAATATGAGTCAATAATTCCAACACTATCATTTGGATCCAGTGCAGCAACAAGATTATTTCCAGTCTCTTTAATAGCTTTCATATGTCGTGGAGCAATGTAGCCGGCTGCTCCTATTAGTCCAAAGTTTTTCATCATTTTATTCATTGGTAAATATCAATCAGTTATTAAAAACTTACTTCAATTTACATTTTTCATAAAGTTAATAAGATCATCATTCAACATGAAAAAAACTATCTCTTATTAATTGTCATACCGACTAAAGGGAGGTATCTGTTTACAGTGCTTGAGGATACAGATTGAATTTCATCAGGCTCTTTGAAAACAGATTTCTCTTCCGATAGTAATCGGAGTCGAAATGACAAAAGTAAAATAATTTCTAATGAAAGATTACATATAATTTAAAGATTACACTTTGCACTTTTTGACAACTTTGTTTTCATATAACTCATATACTTCCCCGCTCTCTGAACACATAGCGTTTCCCCTCTCATCAAAATTTAATCGTTGTCCAAATTCAGACATCCAGCCAATTTGTTTTGCAGGATTTCCAACAACCAAAGCATATGCTGGAATCTCCTTTGTAACCACTGCTCCAGCACCAATAAAAGCAAATTCACCAATGTCATGTCCGCAGACGATTGTGGCATTTGCTCCAATAGACGCACCCTTTTTTACGATTGTTTTTGTGTATTGCCCCTTGCGATTAACTCCGCTCCTTGGATTAACGACATTGGTAAACACCATGGATGGCCCGAGGAAGACATCATCTTCACAAATTACTCCTGTGTAGATAGAAACATTGTTTTGAATTTTCACATTGTCTCCTAAAACTACTTCAGGGGAAACAACAACATTTTGACCAATGTTACAAGCTTCACCAATTATACATTTCGACATGATGTGTGAAAAATGCCAGATTTTGGTTCCTTCTCCTATTTGACAATTTTCGTCAATTACTGCTGTTTCGTGCGCAAAGAA
This window contains:
- a CDS encoding Gfo/Idh/MocA family oxidoreductase gives rise to the protein MKNFGLIGAAGYIAPRHMKAIKETGNNLVAALDPNDSVGIIDSYFPEADFFTEPERFDRHMDKLRRSGKGKMDYVTICSPNYLHDAHIRMAMRNGAHAICEKPIVLNPWNIEALSELEKETGFNIYTILQLRLHPAIIKLKQQITDLSVRNEMKADHSSQITKKYDIKLNYITSRGKWYHFSWKGDSQKSGGVATNVGVHFFDMLSWIFGEVKENKVDRSQADKASGFLELEHASVKWSLSLDYNDIPKEAKLKGMRTYRSIDINGEAFEFSDGFTNLHTRSYEEILKGNGFRISEAKRSVDIVHAIRNAK
- a CDS encoding N-acetyltransferase; this encodes MKDKFFAHETAVIDENCQIGEGTKIWHFSHIMSKCIIGEACNIGQNVVVSPEVVLGDNVKIQNNVSIYTGVICEDDVFLGPSMVFTNVVNPRSGVNRKGQYTKTIVKKGASIGANATIVCGHDIGEFAFIGAGAVVTKEIPAYALVVGNPAKQIGWMSEFGQRLNFDERGNAMCSESGEVYELYENKVVKKCKV